One Purpureocillium takamizusanense chromosome 1, complete sequence genomic window carries:
- the SMP3 gene encoding alpha 1,2 mannosyltransferase (EggNog:ENOG503NY93~SECRETED:SignalP(1-23~SECRETED:cutsite=SYL-HP~SECRETED:prob=0.3079)~TransMembrane:6 (n7-18c23/24o58-77i89-106o141-158i170-190o210-229i345-364o)~CAZy:GT22~COG:G), which yields MWRRTYLLLVLIRLWFALSPSYLHPDENFQGPEVIAGQIFSYPVRRTWEFTSDHPIRSVFPLWPVYGLPMLLLRWLWIGNGQDGEIPPIAVFWTLRVLMFLISFVLEDWALHELIPSPRHRRVAVLLVASSYVTWTYQTHTFSNSIETLVVAWSLVLIQRIADDQQQSSLMASTVLGIVAVFGIFNRITFPAFLLVPSLRLIPHFLKKPLSLAALVSAAALTTIIAIALDTAFYSSELITWAHLITKPVITPLNNFKYNSSTDNLAQHGLHPWYQHLLANLPQLLGPAAVLLFTQPHLSIRLYSAISGLAVLSFFQHQEARFLLPTVPLILSSVQLPKNKTVLRAWTASWVLFNLFFGILMGIYHQGGIVPGQVFMSKQPDATNAIWWKTYTPPIWLLNGKNEVLTTKDVMGLKGDALLQQLTQLATCDVPADRRNKEYLKEKNGTYLIAPASATWLDPYLPNKGLQGLRFREVWRYRKHLNLDDMDFGDDGIWNTLARVIGRRGLIAWRVTKSC from the exons ATGTGGCGCCGCACCTATCTACTGCTCGTCCTCATTCGGCTGTGGTTTGCCCTGTCGCCCAGCTATTTGCACCCGGACGAGAACTTCCAAGGGCCCGAGGTCATTGCTG GCCAAATTTTCAGCTACCCGGTCCGACGCACATGGGAATTCACGAGCGACCATCCGATACGAAGCGTCTTCCCTCTATGGCCCGTCTACGGGctgccgatgctgctgctgcgctggctgTGGATCGGTAACGGCCAAGATGGCGAAATACCCCCCATTGCCGTCTTCTGGACGCTCCGGGTCCTCATGTTCCTCATCAGTTTCGTCCTCGAGGACTGGGCGCTGCACGAGCTGATACCTTCGCCGCGAcatcgccgcgtcgccgtcctccttgTCGCATCGTCCTACGTCACCTGGACGTACCAGACCCATACATTTTCCAACTCGATCGAGACCTTGGTCGTGGCCTGGAGCCTAGTGCTGATCCAGCGCATCGCGGATGATCAG CAACAGTCGTCTCTCATGGCGTCTACGGTTcttggcatcgtcgccgtcttcggCATCTTTAACCGCATCACCTTCCCAGCTTTCCTCTTAGTCCCTAGTCTTCGTCTGATACCCCATTTCTTGAAAAA GCCTTTGTCGCTCGCAGCCCTGGTCTCGGCCGCAGCCCTTACTACCATAATAGCGATCGCGCTGGATACCGCTTTCTACTCATCAGAGCTCATCACCTGGGCGCACCTAATCACAAAACCCGTCATCACTCCCCTGAATAATTTCAAGTACAACTCATCTACCGACAACCTAGCTCAACACGGCCTTCACCCGTGGTACCAACACCTTCTGGCCAATCTCCCCCAGCTCCTTGGGCCAGCTGCGGTGCTACTCTTCACTCAGCCTCATCTATCGATCCGATTGTACTCTGCTATCTCGGGGCTTGCGGTTCTGTCGTTTTTCCAACATCAGGAAGCACGGTTTCTCCTGCCGACAGTCCCTCTAATCCTTTCCTCTGTCCAGTTGCCCAAGAATAAGACAGTGCTGCGGGCCTGGACTGCATCATGGGTCCTTTTCAACCTGTTCTTTGGCATCTTGATGGGCATCTACCATCAGGGGGGTATAGTACCAGGACAAGTCTTTATGAGCAAACAGCCAGACGCCACCAACGCCATCTGGTGGAAAACTTACACCCCGCCTATATGGCTGCTCAACGGCAAGAACGAAGTCCTAACGACCAAGGACGTAATGGGACTCAAGGGTGACgctctgctgcagcagctcacgCAGCTTGCAACCTGCGATGTCCCCGCCGACAGGCGGAACAAGGAGTACTTGAAGGAGAAGAATGGCACATACTTGATCGCCCCTGCGTCGGCAACCTGGCTGGATCCGTACCTGCCCAACAAGGGGCTTCAGGGGCTGCGCTTCCGAGAGGTCTGGCGGTATCGCAAGCACCTGAACCTGGATGACATGGATTTCGGCGATGACGGGATCTGGAACACCCTCGCACGGGTTATTGGCAGGAGAGGCCTCATTGCGTGGAGGGTCACCAAAAGCTGTTGA
- the SCON3 gene encoding E3 ubiquitin ligase complex SCF subunit scon-3 (BUSCO:EOG09264ZWF~COG:O~EggNog:ENOG503P1T7) codes for MADTATSGQPEKVWLASNDNALIEVDRDVIERSVLIKNLLGDTDAKSTKEAPIPIPNVNEAVLRKVLEWCEWHRNDPPQAQDEESDARKKSTDIDDWDQKFMQVDQEMLFEIILASNYLDIKPLLDVGCKTVANMIKGKSPEEIRKTFNITNDFTPEEEEQIRRENEWAEDR; via the exons atggccgacacCGCCACCTCTGGACAGCCCGAGAAGGTCTGGCTTGCCTCGAACGACAACGCCCTCATCGAAGTCG ACCGAGACGTCATCGAGCGCTCCGTACTCATCAAGaacctgctcggcgacaCGGACGCCAAGTCAACCAAGGAGGCacccatccccatccccaac GTCAACGAGGCTGTCCTTCGCAAGGTCCTGGAGTGGTGCGAGTGGCACCGCAACGACCCCCCTCAGGCGCAGGACGAAGAGTCAGATGCGCGCAAGAAGAGCACCGACATCGACGACTGGGATCAAAAGTTCATGCAGGTCGATCAAGAAATGCTTTTCGAGATCATCCTC GCTTCCAACTACCTGGATATCAAGCCCCTCCTCGATGTTGGTTGCAAGACCGTCGCCAACATGATCAAGGGCAAGTCCCCTGAGGAGATTCGCAAGACTTTCAATATCACAAACGACTTCACcccagaggaggaggaacagATCCGGCGCGAGAACGAGTGGGCCGAGGACCGGTAA
- the RPL39 gene encoding 60S ribosomal protein L39 (COG:J~EggNog:ENOG503P6XJ), with product MPSHKSFRTKQKLAKAQKQNRPVPQWIRLRTGNTVRYNAKRRHWRKTRLNI from the exons ATGCCG AGCCACAAGTCTTTCCGTACCAAGCAGAAGCTTGCCAAGGCGCAGAAGCAGAACCGCCCTGTGCCGCAATGGATTAGACTCCGAACTGGCAACACCGTCAG ATACAACGCCAAGAGACGGCACTGGCGCAAGACTCGCCTGAACATCTAA
- the ARL1 gene encoding Arf GTPase arl1 (EggNog:ENOG503NWAZ~COG:U) codes for MPWAESIGAGKLRVKTSVSFVRFPQRPRIAGERCCHLEFCNPVGFDTPNWPPCRRTAVSGILSARCRPIGSQEHGRNLPREARPSPEADLAGSVAVRSPRGRGYFSSTTPPVPSTVTRPVSSTSSGASPVSIEHDCQRHDDQSLALRLAQTTTTPAAGRASTDLRTSTRHEPQPEPAPSPEKRYTPWRGAPHLSKMGAGMSWLSNLLWAKKEIRILILGLDNAGKTTLLYRLKIGEVVTTIPTIGFNVESVTYKNLNFNVWDLGGQTSIRPYWRCYYANTAAVIFVVDSTDIERLQTASEELAAMLNEEELKDAALLVFANKQDQPGAKGAGEISEALRLGELRDRNWSIMACSAVDGSGVNEGMDWLVQTVAQE; via the exons ATGCCGTGGGCAGAGAGCATCGGTGCAGGAAAGTTGCGGGTG AAAACAAGTGTCAGTTTCGTCCGTTTTCCCCAACGGCCACGAatcgcgggcgagcggtgTTGCCACCTCGAATTCTGCAACCCCGTCGGCTTTGACACCCCAAACTGGCCCCCTTGTCGCAGGACAGCTGTATCAGGAATTTTGTCGGCCCGCTGCAGACCAATTGGAAGCCAAGAACACGGGCGCAACCTCCCTCGGGAGGCCCGCCCCAGTCCAGAAGCCGATCTGGCTGGCAGCGTCGCAGTGCGCTCTCCCAGGGGAAGAGGGTATTTCTCATCAACAACGCCTCCTGTCCCGTCGACCGTTACCAGACCCGTGTCCTCCACATCCTCAGGAGCCTCACCCGTGAGCATCGAACACGACTGCCAAAGACACGACGACCAGAGTCTTGCGTTGCGCCTtgcccagacgacgacgacgccggcggcgggtagAGCGTCGACGGACCTGCGGACCTCCACCCGGCACGAACCCCAACCTGAGCCGGCTCCCTCCCCAGAGAAGAGATATACCCCGTGGCGCGGAGCACCACATCTCAGCAAGATGGGTGCGGGAATGTCGTGGCTGTCCAACCTGCTGTGGGCAAAGAAGGAGATTAGGATTCTAATCCTTGGTCTT GATAACGCGGGCAAGACGACTCTACTGTACAGACTCAAG ATTGGCGAAGTTGTCACGACAATACCGACCATCGGCTTCAACGTCGAGTCGGTCACCTACAAGAACCTCAACTTTAATGTCTGG GATCTGGGCGGCCAAACTAGCATCCGGCCCTACTGGCGGTGCTATTACGCCAacacggcggccgtcatcttcgtcgtcgactcgaccGATATCGAGCGGCTGCAGACGGCCTcggaggagctcgccgccatgctgaatgaggaggagctcaaggacgcggcgctgctcgtcttcgCCAACAAGCAGGACCAGCCCGGGGCCaagggcgcgggcgagatctcggaggcgctgcgcttGGGCGAGCTGCGGGACCGCAATTGGAGCATCATGGCGTGCTCGGCCgtggacggcagcggcgtcaaCGAGGGAATGGACTGGCTCGTG CAAACTGTGGCTCAGGAGTGA
- the CAT1 gene encoding Catalase (EggNog:ENOG503NUEX~COG:Q) has translation MGANEAPASTYRYDERPVYTTSNGAPVNNPSGWQRTGAMGPLLLQDFHLIDQLAHFDRERIPERVVHAKGAGAYGEFEVTHDITDITSIDMFNKVGKKTKCVTRFSTVGGEKGSPDSARDPRGFSTKFYTDEGNWDWVYNNTPIFFIRDPTNFPIFIHTQKRNPQTNLKDATMYWDYLSTHQESIHQVMQLFSDRGTPYSYRHINAYSGHTHKWTKPDGSFVYTQVHLKTDQGNKTMTNAEAGKMASENPDWHTQDLFEAIQKGDYPTWTVYVQVLTPEQAEKFRWNIFDLTKVWPQKEVPLRPIGKLTLNKNVENYFAEIEQVAFSPSHLVPGVEPSADPVLQSRLFSYPDTHRHRLGTNYQQIPVNAPLHPFNPFQRDGAMAVNGNYGANPSYPSSYRKLTYTPAPPVNTHDQWSGAAVHALFQEVNDDDYVQAKGLWDVLGRTPGQQDNFVGNVAGHLSAAHQDTRNRTYDMFSRVDAALGTAIREQTEKQVK, from the exons ATGGGTGCCAACGAAGCCCCTGCTTCCACCTACCGCTATGACGAAAGGCCCGTCTACACCACCTCCAATGGCGCTCCCGTCAACAACCCCTCGGGCTGGCAGCGTACCGGCGCCATGgggcccctcctcctccaggaCTTCCATTTGATCGACCAGCTTGCGCACTTTGACC GCGAGCGCATCCCTGAGCGAGTGGTCCACGCCAAGGGTGCTGGTGCCTACGGTGAATTCGAGGTGACTCATGATATCACCGACATCACCTCCATCGACATGTTCAACAAGGTCGGCAAGAAGACCAAGTGCGTCACTCGCTTCTCgaccgtgggcggcgagaagggctCGCCCGACTCCGCCCGCGACCCTCGAGGCTTCTCCACCAAGTTTTACACCGATGAGGGCAACTGGGATTGGGTCTACAATAACACGCCCATCTTTTTCATTCGGGATCCCACCAATTTCCCCATCTTCATCCACACCCAGAAGCGCAACCCCCAGACCAACCTCAAGGATGCCACCATGTATTGGGACTACCTCTCCACTCATCAGGAGTCCATCCACCAGGTCATGCAGCTCTTTTCGGACCGCGGCACGCCCTACTCTTACCGCCACATAAACGCCTATTCTGGACACACCCATAAGTGGACCAAGCCCGACGGCTCCTTCGTGTACACCCAGGTCCACCTCAAGACGGACCAGGGAAACAAGACAATGACGAATGCTGAGGCCGGCAAGATGGCCTCTGAGAACCCCGACTGGCACACGCAGGACCTCTTCGAAGCTATCCAGAAGGGTGACTATCCCACCTGGACCGTCTACGTCCAGGTCCTCACGCCCGAGCAGGCCGAGAAGTTCCGTTGGAATATCTTCGACCTGACCAAGGTTTGGCCGCAGAAGGAGGTTCCGCTGAGGCCTATCGGCAAGCTCACCCTCAACAAGAACGTCGAGAACTACTTCGCCGAGATCGAGCAGGTTGCCTTCTCACCTTCTCACCTGGTCCCCGGCGTGGAGCCTTCGGCAGACCCCGTCCTGCAGTCGCGCCTGTTCTCATATCCTGACAcccaccgccaccgtctGGGCACAAACTACCAGCAGATTCCGGTCAACGCCCCGCTGCATCCCTTCAACCCATTCCAGCGAGACGGTGCTAtggccgtcaacggcaacTACGGTGCCAACCCCAGCTACCCCAGCTCTTACAGGAAACTCACCTacacgcccgcccctcccgtGAACACGCACGACCAGTGGTCGGGCGCCGCGGTCCACGCGCTCTTCCAGGaggtcaacgacgacgactacgtcCAGGCCAAGGGGCTCTGGGACGTGCTCGGCCGAACCCCGGGCCAGCAAGACAACTTTGTTGGCAACGTTGCCGGCCACTTGAGCGCCGCTCATCAGGACACTCGAAACCGGACATACGACATGTTCTcgcgcgtcgatgccgcTCTTGGAACGGCCATCAGGGAACAGACGGAGAAGCAGGTCAAGTAA
- a CDS encoding uncharacterized protein (EggNog:ENOG503NVY4): protein MPVQLLPASAAAFAPRASSVNVVLGSKVEPWLTQTLKRINRVKRPLNSVPQHQRCLAETLSSPNAIWTLASLMLPKLPDVEMPKDPLENLFSYQLIHIEAYIVHVDMVLRNEVAYKLTTDSIDALVEYHKEIHCVDAKANTYEWSEKEQQCKKLHDDFVQAINKFVFRAHVSALEGLEEEGAGELLCGKSEEVKASLMGLMKPLLPPPPRVVDVVRQPPLLPSSPINSLWSQPASLPAVDAWRVLPSSPSVTSTSADSSHTTPVWANMAMSDVQIPSPSPAFSQPHSTAGFFFSTAPVTAPIPALPLPSMLAPSQCGVSSIGMGGMGPMGGMAGMGNFGWDRYQEYATIM from the coding sequence ATGCCCGTGCAGCTCCTGCCtgcgtcggccgccgccttcgccccGCGCGCCTCATCAGTCAACGTCGTGCTTGGCTCCAAGGTCGAGCCGTGGCTCACGCAGACGCTCAAGCGGATAAACCGAGTCAAGCGCCCCCTCAACAGCGTCCCGCAACATCAAAGATGCCTCGCCGAGACGCTTTCGTCGCCCAACGCCATCTGGACACTGGCCTCTCTCATGTTGCCCAAGCTCCCCGACGTTGAGATGCCCAAGGATCCCCTCGAGAACCTCTTCAGCTACCAGCTCATCCACATCGAGGCTTACATCGTCCACGTCGACATGGTGCTGCGCAACGAGGTCGCCTACAAGCTGACGACGGATTCCATCGATGCCCTGGTCGAGTATCACAAGGAGATTCACTGCGTTGACGCCAAGGCCAACACGTACGAATGGTCCGAGAAGGAGCAACAATGCAAGAAGCTCCACGACGACTTTGTCCAGGCAATCAACAAGTTCGTCTTCCGCGCCCATGTTTCGGCTCTCGAGGgtctcgaggaggagggtgctGGCGAGTTGCTCTGCGGCAAGAGcgaggaggtcaaggccaGCCTCATGGGCCTCATGAAGCCCCTGctgcctcccccgccccgcgtcgtcgacgtagTCCGCCAGCCGCCCTTGCTCCCCAGCTCACCCATCAACAGCCTGTGGTCTCAAcccgcctcgctgcccgccgtcgacgcctggAGAGTTCTTCCCTCTAGCCCCAGCGTCACATCGACATCTGCCGACTCCAGCCACACCACGCCTGTCTGGGCCAACATGGCCATGAGCGATGTCCAGAtcccgtctccgtcgccggcctttAGCCAGCCGCACTCCACAGCTGGGTTCTTTTTCAGCACGGCGCCGGTCACCGCCCCGATCCCGGCTCTACCCCTCCCAAGTATGCTGGCACCGTCTCAGTGTGGCGTCAGCAGCATCGGCATGGGAGGCATGGGCCCCATGGGTGGCATGGCCGGCATGGGCAACTTCGGCTGGGACCGCTACCAAGAATACGCCACCATCATGTGA
- a CDS encoding uncharacterized protein (CAZy:AA3~EggNog:ENOG503NUKJ~COG:E) — MDLPAEHTPVATPMPDPPSGDFMTVEQWETFFALLDGIIPAVAEASMFSEKAYLTLSTSEYEKLLDRGTGSLLEAPSRDALKEFLRYRPSDDKGFRLDVLNTLALAPQRKQLAKVMNLLGTHYGSLLLTGYWSPVTQQPVKNREAIIRSWSQSRLSSLRMLAKALVTAAHKAHAVSSPYFGSLSGYTDVPVNWKAGDGYDYDFIQVGKGDGVHEIATDVVIVGSGCGGGVSAKNLAEAGHKVIVVDKGYYFPPSQLPMTQSAGAKYLYDHGGVTMTDNTSAGIASGGAWGGGGTVNWSVCFRLQDFVREEWAAKGLPLFKSSDFDDCQDRVWDFIGASKSGIRHNHRNRVLLDGSSKLGWKADSVEQNTASKEHYCGQCHLGCGSAEKRGPAVAWLPAAGDAGAEFMEGFEVRRITFASDGITATGVEGLWTSRDSNGQLHTPLSSRTQRTVRIKAKKVIISGGSLWTPTILQKSGVKNPNVGKYLHLHPVNFVSATFKEDVRPWEGGIITSYCDEFENLDGKGHGVKLEPSCMVPYSTYAMQPWYGALDAKLLSLKYRYLNTWVALTRDRDSGRVYADPKTGDPRVDYTTSDFDRDHTLEGVQALAKICYVTGATEIRAHLGGLEPYVPDDGGERQRQHVSGKDPEFTDPTFAAWLKQLRKVDNKPPFSIFVSAHQMGSCRMSSNPGSGAVDPNGKVWGHENLYVADASVFPSASGVNPMVTVMSIADWISRGIARELK, encoded by the exons ATGGACCTGCCCGCGGAGCACACGCCGGTGGCAACGCCCATGCCCGACCCACCATCCGGCGACTTCATGACGGTCGAGCAGTGGGAGACCTTCTTCGCCCTTTTAGACGGCATCATCCCCGCTGTCGCGGAGGCCTCCATGTTCAGCGAAAAGGCCTATCTGACCTTGTCGACATCTGAGTACGAGAAGCTCCTGGATCGCGGGACCGGGTCGCTGCTGGAAGCGCCATCCCGCGATGCTCTCAAGGAGTTCTTGCGATACCGCCCCTCAGATGATAAGGGATTCCGTCTTGACGTCCTCAATACCTTGGCACTTGCACCGCAGAGGAAGCAGCTTGCCAAAGTCATGAACCTCCTTGG CACTCACTATGGTAGCCTCCTTCTGACTGGCTACTGGAGTCCCGTCACCCAGCAGCCCGTCAAGAATCGCGAGGCCATCATAAGGTCCTGGTCACAGTCTAGGCTGTCCAGCCTCAGGATGCTCGCCAAGGCTCTTGTCACAGCAGCCCACAAGGCCCACGCCGTGTCCAGCCCTTACTTTGGCTCCCTCTCCGGCTACACGGACGTGCCCGTCAACTGGAAGGCTGGCGACGGATACGACTACGATTTCATCCAGGTTGGCAAAGGTGACGGCGTGCATGAGATTGCTACCGATGTGGTCATCGTCGGCTctggttgtggtggtggcgtctCCGCAAAGAACCTCGCCGAGGCTGGCCACAAGGTCATCGTAGTCGACAAGGGTTATTACTTTCCTCCTTCCCAGCTGCCCATGACTCAGAGTGCCGGCGCCAAGTACCTTTacgaccacggcggcgtcaccatGACAGACAACACGAGCGCCGGCATCGCTTCCGGCGGCGCAtggggtggcggcggcaccgtcaaCTGGAGCGTTTGCTTCCGTCTGCAAGACTTTGTTCGCGAGGAGTGGGCCGCCAAGGGCCTCCCACTCTTCAAGTCGTCCGACTTCGACGACTGCCAAGACCGGGTATGGGACTTCATCGGTGCCAGTAAAAGCGGCATCCGCCACAACCACAGGAACcgggtgctgctggacggcTCGAGCAAGCTCGGATGGAAAGCCGACTCCGTTGAGCAGAACACGGCCAGCAAGGAGCACTACTGCGGCCAGTGCCATCTTGGTTGTGGCTCGGCCGAAAAGCGCGGCCCTGCCGTGGCCTGGTTACcggccgctggcgacgctggcgccgagTTTATGGAGGGATTCGAGGTGCGGCGCATCACCTTTGCCTCGGACGGCATCACCGCTACGGGTGTGGAGGGACTCTGGACCTCGAGGGACTCAAATGGCCAGTTACACACACCACTGAGCTCTCGCACCCAGCGCACCGTCCGAATCAAAGCCAAGAAGGTCATCATCTCCGGCGGCTCACTGTGGACTCCAACGATCCTGCAGAAGAGTGGCGTCAAG AATCCGAATGTCGGCAAATACCTGCACCTCCACCCCGTCAACTTCGTCTCCGCAACGTTCAAGGAGGATGTGCGGCCATGGGAGGGTGGTATCATCACCAGCTACTGCGACGAGTTTGAGAACTTGGATGGCAAGGGCCACGGCGTGAAGCTGGAGCCCTCATGCATGGTG CCGTATTCAACATACGCCATGCAGCCGTGGTACGGCGCGTTGGATGCTAAGCTCCTGAGTCTCAAATACCGTTACCTCAACACGTGGGTTGCGTTGACCAGAGATCGAGACTCGGGCCGCGTGTATGCGGATCCCAAGACGGGTGACCCGCGCGTCGACTACACCACGTCCGACTTCGACCGGGACCACACGTTGGAGGGTGTCCAGGCTCTGGCCAAGATCTGCTATGTGACTGGCGCGACGGAGATCCGGGCAcatcttggcggcctggaaCCTTACGTtcccgacgacgggggcgagCGCCAGAGGCAGCACGTTTCCGGGAAAGACCCCGAGTTTACGGACCCCACGTTTGCAGCATGGCTGAAGCAGCTGCGCAAGGTCGACAATAAGCCGCCCTTTTCCATCTTCGTGTCGGCGCACCAAATGGGCTCATGTCGCATGAGCAGCAACCCTGGCTCGGGCGCTGTGGACCCGAACGGCAAGGTCTGGGGTCATGAAAACCTGTACGTGGCAGACGCGAGCGTGTTTCCGAGCGCAAGCGGCGTCAACCCGATGGTGACGGTCATGTCGATTGCCGACTGGATCTCGCGAGGCATCGCGAGGGAGCTCAAGTAG